The window TTTTATTGGTAATTTCTCCTTCAAGGGGAACACTATATTGCTTTCCTGCTGCGGTTACTGCGCTAGAGATTGAATTCAATGTATCAAAATTTATTGCTTTCGATGCTGTCCGAAAAGCTTCATGGTATGCACTACGCAATTCCCCCTTACCATCAGCATACCTGTGCAGAATTGAATTTCTTCCCCATACGAAATCACTATTAAAATCTATCCCAATAGAATTGCATGCAAATAAACGGCGATCGGCAAGGCCCAGATTTTTAGGTTGGAGCCTGTTACATATAATTTCCCATCGTGGCTCCAACGAACTATCAATTGTGAGTTGTACAGTTAAGCAGGTCTCTTCTTCATCCTTCGGTTCATCATCCCAAGACTCATCATGATGTTTAGACAAGGAACCAATAATTGCCGATACACTTCTTAGATAAAGTCCATATTTATCCTCCGCGATGAGAGATTCAGGATACTCGGTATAAGAACATGTGATAATAATCGGTTCCGTCGTATCGCACTGATAGAAATCAGCATCTGTACTGTTCAAACTCCAGCTCTGCAAAAGATTTAACCTAGCAGCATCTAATAAAGTCGTCTTTGTGGAATCTCCTGCGCCGATGAAACAAAGGACTCGCTTATTTGGAATTCCGAATTTACATTCCTTGATACCACGAAAGTTCTTAATTTCAATTGAAATCAAACGCATAGTACTACCACTCCTTTCTACCTGATAATATTTGAATTAATCCATCCTTAATAATTCCAATCCGCATGGCTTACAGGTAGACTATTCAGTTCATGCCTCAATGCTCTCCAGTTGGGGAGGAACGAATCCATCAACTCGATGAAATAGTCATTATGGGTTCTTTCCAATATATGAACCATTTCATGAATAACGATGTATTCAATGCATCTGGGAGGTTTCTTTGCCAATTCCAAGTTTATCAAGATTCTTTTCTTCTTTGGGTTACAAGTCCCCCATCTGGTTCTCATCTTCTTTACCTGCCAATCGGAGACATGCACTTTCAAAATCGGTTCCCATTTCTCAATGAGACCTGAAACAATCGTTTTTAGTTCGTTTCGATAAAAAGCATCCATAATTTCTTGAGCCTTAAGATGAGATGCATCTGGTCTAATGTGCAATTCAAGAGTCTTCTTGTTTTTCTGAATAACCTGTTGTTTCTCGTTGCCTTCAACTACATCTAGAAGGTACCGTTGTCCTAAGAAGTAATGGCTCTCCCGTTTCAGAAAGTCTCTAGGAGTCTGTCGTTCTACCTTTTTAAAATCTTCCTGCTGTTTTCGAATCCAGCTGAGTTTCTTCACCAAAAATAGCCTGATGGCATCTCTATCCATATCAAAAGGGACTGTTGCTCGTACAAATCCCTCGGGGGGATAGACTCGCAGATGAATGTTCTTGATATCCTTGCGGTATATCTCAACATCCACATCAAGGATGGAAATTGATTCAACATTCAGTATGGTGTTCATCAATATTCTCGCTGATTCTTTGCAAGCTCAACAATGTCATCTTCCGATACCTCATCGACCTTATATTTATCTAGTACTCCCCCTACAGCCTTTTTAACTGCACGAAGTTTGATAGCGTGGTCTCTCCATCCGTCTTTTTTCGAATGCATGATGGCATCATGAACATCACTGACAAAATCATAGCCCTTGTTGAAGTTGTCCCAAAGTGCTCGTTTCGCAGGTGAATCTATTCCAGAAGGATAGGTGGTAGAATTATCGGGACTCTTTATCCTAGGAGCAAGGGCAATCAACTCCTGCAGATATTCTTCATATTCTTTTGTCTGCTTCTTTCTCTCAGATATCAGAGAATCGAGAAGTTCACTCATTTTCGCATAGTAGGCAGGGTTGGTGGTTTCCTTTTCCACTATCTCTTTTCTGTAGTTTCCTTCTATTACCTCAGCGACTGATTCCTTGTTCTTTTTTATATTCTCAGGCAGCTTCTCGATAGCCTCGCCACCCTTATCCACCAACATGTCAACCAGACTGATATCATCAAATGCAGCAAGAACACGACTTTCGTTTGCTCCGATGTATGAATCTATAAGGAAGCGCATCGCTGGTTCATACTTCTTGAGTTCAATATAGTCTCCACTGGCAAGTTCCACAGCTTTCTTCATACTATGATAGAAGGAGACATCAGACTGGATAGCATGAGCTTCCTGTTCAGAATAACCCGCTTCATCCATCTCATCTGCAATGTTCGCATATGCCCTGACCAGTGATTTAACCATCTTATATAGTGCTACCCTCTGGGGTTCTGTATCCTTGAGCGTATCCTTGTATTCAGTATCTCCCACAAAGTAATTAAGGAAATCCCCTTCTTCCTTCGGTGCATCAACAGCCTCACAGAGAGCTTTGACTGCCTCAAGCGAATTCTCCAGCTTCTTCTTTCCTTCGACAAGCTTGTTCTTCAGGAATCCGCTGATATCCTTGGCATCGTATCCAGCCAAAGCTCCAGTGGTGTAATCATAGAAGGCACTCTTCAGACTATCGAACAAGTCCTTGTAGTCGATGATATACCGTATGCGTAAACTCATCGCCCATCCTCTACTAATTGAAGATGAGCTAGACTTGGATTCATGCAATATGATGGATTTAGATCAGTAACGCTTGCCCCTCAGAGTATACGGTTCCGTTTTGAAAGGATCGACTTTGGCTTTACTCAACAGAGTATAGTAATCGTCAACTCCACTAAGATCCGCCTTGCCGGGAATCATCTTATCCCAATCGGCTTCGGTTTTGCACCGGCCAGCTTGAGAGAAGAGATGAGTAAGGTAACGATGAGGATCAATACCCATGGCTTTGCAACTTTCGGTGAGCGAAAAATAGAGCGCAGAAGCCTCAGCACCCTGAGGGCTTTGAGCGAAGAGAAAGCCTTTTCGTGCCAAAACGAAGGGCCTAATCGAATTCTCCGCACAATTATTTCCACTGGTAGCATAGGGAATTTCAAGAAAAGAACACAACTGATCCCACCGTTTGAGAGAATAATCAATAGCAGTGAGAATCGGACTTTTGGCAATAGCTACCTTTTTGTACTTCACAAGCCAAGTGTGTATCGCTTCAAGATCTTTTCCCAGTATCTCTTTTCTGTGAGAGAGATACTCTGTTTCACTCAAAGGATGTTCCCCTTTTTGCTTCTCAAGCAACTCTTTTTCATGATGAAAGAATACT of the Bacteroidia bacterium genome contains:
- a CDS encoding M48 family metallopeptidase, with translation MNTILNVESISILDVDVEIYRKDIKNIHLRVYPPEGFVRATVPFDMDRDAIRLFLVKKLSWIRKQQEDFKKVERQTPRDFLKRESHYFLGQRYLLDVVEGNEKQQVIQKNKKTLELHIRPDASHLKAQEIMDAFYRNELKTIVSGLIEKWEPILKVHVSDWQVKKMRTRWGTCNPKKKRILINLELAKKPPRCIEYIVIHEMVHILERTHNDYFIELMDSFLPNWRALRHELNSLPVSHADWNY